From the Nevskiales bacterium genome, one window contains:
- a CDS encoding DUF2442 domain-containing protein, translating into MKSGALGRSTSDVEVTNVSAHGFWLLLAGEELFLPFERFPWFRKASIEALAHVERPRPEHLYWPDLDIDLHLDSIRHPERYPLVDKRSS; encoded by the coding sequence ATGAAATCCGGCGCGCTTGGCAGAAGCACTTCGGACGTTGAAGTCACCAACGTCTCGGCCCACGGCTTCTGGCTGCTGCTGGCCGGTGAGGAGTTGTTCCTGCCCTTCGAGCGCTTCCCATGGTTCCGCAAGGCCTCGATCGAAGCGCTGGCGCATGTCGAGCGCCCGCGCCCCGAACATCTCTACTGGCCCGATCTGGACATTGACCTGCATCTTGATTCCATCCGCCACCCGGAGCGCTATCCGCTGGTGGACAAGCGTTCGTCCTGA